A single genomic interval of Brevibacillus brevis harbors:
- a CDS encoding sensor histidine kinase: MQSIREVCKASTTLSDDDIRIVEDLASKLQIFADLSQADMFIDCPTVDRSAAMVVAQAAPSTARSMYSGSVVGHLATAINEPAVMYCLTTGKPVIGSRGVSQEQVVMRQSVVPITNAAGKTIGTLITEQDISKQVEQEKNVEMLKETTEHLSETLIQFAVPDLPISSLLHEGMILFDQSGVITYANGRAHKLLSLIGFERPEKGESIERIFSWRVTPENFVRNGGYIQEELSKGKHFIMMKAVSSVRKQDIIGGFILLRDISDIREKEKQLMIKSAVIKEIHHRVKNNLQTISSLLRLQMRRSQSNEIEKVYRESINRINSIAIIHEYLAQDGLEQIDFKEILTKISKIIVSSMRRSEQAIHVVVTGESVYLPSNKATSFALIVTELIQNCMIHGFHELQEGKISIALVAKEDFVSLSVTDDGVGIEDMEQIHKKGHLGLKIVDTLVREDLEGTMHFRNTGNGTEVTILYPIQKEDEDDTAEDYGG, encoded by the coding sequence ATGCAATCAATACGAGAAGTGTGCAAAGCGTCCACGACGTTGAGTGATGACGACATTCGGATTGTGGAGGATCTGGCTTCCAAGCTTCAGATTTTTGCTGATCTGTCTCAAGCGGACATGTTTATCGATTGTCCGACGGTAGATCGGAGCGCTGCGATGGTAGTCGCACAAGCTGCACCGAGTACGGCACGCTCTATGTACAGTGGATCGGTCGTAGGGCATTTGGCGACGGCAATTAATGAGCCGGCCGTTATGTATTGTCTGACTACAGGCAAGCCCGTCATCGGTTCACGCGGGGTTTCACAGGAGCAGGTCGTGATGCGACAAAGTGTCGTACCCATCACGAATGCGGCTGGAAAAACAATCGGGACCTTGATAACGGAACAAGATATATCCAAACAGGTGGAACAGGAAAAGAACGTCGAAATGCTCAAGGAAACAACGGAGCATTTAAGTGAGACGCTCATCCAGTTCGCTGTGCCTGATCTGCCCATTTCGTCGCTGTTGCACGAGGGCATGATTTTGTTTGATCAGAGTGGGGTTATCACGTACGCCAATGGCCGTGCCCACAAGCTGCTCTCTTTGATTGGCTTTGAACGGCCGGAAAAAGGTGAGAGCATCGAACGTATTTTTTCCTGGAGAGTTACCCCGGAGAATTTTGTACGCAACGGGGGTTATATTCAGGAGGAGCTGTCAAAAGGCAAGCATTTTATCATGATGAAAGCGGTTTCGTCCGTCCGCAAGCAAGACATCATTGGGGGATTCATTCTCCTGCGAGACATATCGGACATTCGGGAAAAAGAAAAGCAATTAATGATCAAATCCGCGGTGATCAAAGAGATTCACCACCGGGTCAAAAACAATTTGCAAACCATCTCTAGCCTGCTACGCCTGCAAATGCGGCGTTCGCAGTCCAACGAGATTGAAAAGGTATACCGGGAAAGCATCAATCGCATCAACAGCATCGCCATTATTCACGAATACTTGGCACAGGATGGTCTGGAGCAGATTGACTTCAAAGAGATTTTAACCAAAATATCGAAAATAATCGTCTCTTCCATGAGGCGTTCTGAGCAAGCTATACACGTCGTGGTGACGGGCGAATCGGTGTATCTGCCGTCCAACAAAGCAACATCGTTTGCCTTGATCGTCACCGAGCTGATTCAAAATTGCATGATTCATGGTTTTCATGAGCTGCAAGAAGGGAAAATCTCTATTGCACTCGTCGCCAAGGAGGACTTCGTTAGTTTGTCTGTGACAGACGACGGAGTAGGCATCGAGGACATGGAGCAAATCCACAAAAAGGGCCATCTCGGCCTGAAAATTGTCGATACGCTGGTCAGGGAAGACCTCGAAGGCACGATGCATTTCCGCAACACTGGGAACGGAACAGAGGTTACCATACTCTATCCGATCCAAAAGGAGGATGAAGATGACACAGCCGAAGATTATGGTGGTTGA
- a CDS encoding ethanolamine ammonia-lyase subunit EutB, protein MNTKTTVLGQTYQFRDLKEVFAKANEDKSGDQLAGIAAADSRERVAAKQVLADLTLADIRNNPMVPAEEDEVSRVIEEGINEKIYSEIKNWSVAELREYILSHQAGDNELKRISRGLSSEMIAATAKLMSNLDLITAASKIKVVTHANTAIGHKGVLASRVQPNHPSDNVQGIKASLYEGLSYGIGDAVIGINPVIDTADSVKDILNMTKDVMTKFDIPTQNCVLAHVSTQMRAIRNGAPADLIFQSLAGSEKGNKAFGIDVALLDEADELMRKEGTSYGPNFWYFETGQGSELSAEAHHGMDQVTMEARCYGLARKYNPFIVNTVVGFIGPEYLYDSRQVIRAGLEDHYMGKMHGLPMGCDVCYTNHMKVDQNDMDNLGILLSSAGVNFVIGVAMADDVMLNYQSTSFHDIAAFREVMGLRPAPDFEKWLEKMGIMENGRLTAKAGDPTIFM, encoded by the coding sequence ATGAACACGAAAACGACTGTGCTTGGACAGACCTATCAATTTCGCGATTTGAAAGAGGTTTTCGCGAAGGCTAATGAAGATAAATCAGGCGACCAGTTGGCTGGTATCGCTGCTGCTGATTCTCGGGAACGTGTAGCTGCCAAGCAAGTGTTGGCTGATCTGACATTGGCGGATATCCGCAACAATCCGATGGTTCCGGCAGAAGAAGACGAAGTATCGCGTGTGATCGAAGAAGGCATCAACGAAAAGATTTACAGCGAAATCAAAAACTGGAGTGTAGCTGAACTGCGCGAGTACATTTTGAGCCATCAAGCAGGCGACAATGAACTCAAGCGAATCAGCCGCGGCTTGTCCAGTGAGATGATCGCAGCGACTGCCAAGCTCATGAGCAACCTGGACTTGATCACGGCTGCGTCCAAGATCAAAGTTGTGACGCATGCCAACACGGCAATCGGTCATAAAGGTGTATTGGCTTCTCGTGTACAGCCGAACCATCCATCCGATAACGTACAAGGCATCAAGGCATCCCTGTACGAAGGATTGAGCTACGGTATCGGCGATGCGGTAATCGGGATCAACCCGGTTATCGATACAGCGGACAGCGTGAAGGATATTTTGAACATGACCAAAGACGTGATGACCAAGTTCGACATCCCGACGCAAAACTGCGTATTGGCTCACGTATCCACGCAAATGCGTGCCATCCGTAATGGGGCACCAGCAGACTTGATCTTCCAAAGTTTGGCGGGTAGTGAAAAAGGAAACAAGGCATTTGGTATTGATGTAGCATTGCTGGATGAAGCAGATGAACTGATGCGCAAAGAAGGCACCTCCTACGGACCGAACTTCTGGTATTTCGAGACAGGGCAAGGCTCAGAGCTGTCTGCCGAGGCGCATCACGGCATGGACCAGGTAACAATGGAAGCGCGCTGCTACGGACTTGCTCGCAAGTACAATCCGTTTATCGTGAACACGGTAGTTGGCTTCATTGGACCTGAGTATTTGTACGATAGCCGTCAAGTAATCCGTGCAGGCTTGGAAGACCATTACATGGGCAAAATGCACGGTTTGCCGATGGGCTGTGACGTATGCTACACGAACCACATGAAGGTCGATCAGAACGATATGGACAATCTCGGGATTTTGCTCTCGTCGGCAGGCGTTAACTTCGTGATCGGCGTAGCGATGGCAGACGATGTCATGCTCAACTATCAATCGACGAGCTTCCATGATATTGCGGCATTCCGTGAAGTGATGGGACTGCGACCTGCTCCTGATTTTGAAAAATGGCTGGAGAAAATGGGCATCATGGAAAACGGAAGGCTGACTGCAAAAGCAGGCGATCCGACAATCTTCATGTAA
- a CDS encoding ANTAR domain-containing response regulator, which produces MTQPKIMVVDDEPIIRMDLREMLENEGYLVVAEAKNGEEAVEQAHRHKPDLIIMDVKMPVLNGIKASSIIRSFSDSSILLLTAYSQKELVQDARKAGVTAYLVKPVSEDDLIPAVEIALSQKEKVVSLKKDINDLKQKIEDRKAVEKAKGKLMSALSLEEDAAYKWMQQVSMQRRMPLVKLAEEILSGEQAIFTQG; this is translated from the coding sequence ATGACACAGCCGAAGATTATGGTGGTTGATGACGAGCCGATTATTCGCATGGATTTGCGCGAGATGCTCGAAAATGAAGGGTATTTAGTGGTTGCCGAGGCGAAAAACGGAGAAGAGGCAGTCGAACAGGCCCATCGTCACAAGCCCGATCTGATTATCATGGATGTGAAAATGCCTGTCTTGAATGGAATCAAGGCAAGTAGTATCATTCGTTCCTTTTCAGACAGTTCCATTCTCCTTTTGACGGCTTATAGCCAAAAGGAACTCGTCCAGGATGCCAGAAAAGCGGGTGTGACGGCTTACTTGGTGAAGCCGGTGTCGGAGGATGACTTGATTCCCGCAGTAGAAATCGCACTCAGTCAAAAGGAAAAAGTCGTTTCACTGAAGAAGGATATAAATGATCTGAAGCAAAAGATTGAGGATCGCAAGGCAGTGGAAAAGGCAAAAGGAAAGCTGATGAGTGCCCTATCCTTGGAAGAGGATGCGGCTTACAAATGGATGCAGCAAGTAAGCATGCAACGGCGCATGCCGCTTGTGAAGCTGGCAGAGGAAATTCTGTCGGGCGAGCAGGCCATTTTTACGCAAGGCTAG
- a CDS encoding ethanolamine ammonia-lyase reactivating factor EutA: MDEQWIQSVGIDVGTSTTKMIVSRLRLGRMSSTFSLPRYQIVERQLLYASEVHSTPLIGFDEIDADGIGAILAAEYDKAQISLSQIKSGAVIITGETASKKNAQHIVHLLAERSGDFVVATAGADLEGVLAGKGAGAEKRSQAMQGVIVNVDIGGGTANAAYFQRGRAIATVTFHVGGRLIRLSPQGVVQYVSPNIQQWLSAKGLRIQVGQEIGFAQLTEVAGQLGRSMLDYLTGKERQVSGLLVVGPHLRDAIPVSELTVSGGVGLLMSGPPVQNISDASRYGDFGPLLGYVLQQEREKGTYPVQWLDPDQTVRATVIGAGMQSTEISGSTVHIKPELLPIKNIPILKLELTEEQLADATRLRQEVASIYQLGERLFEKTTGIPFALAISGIGYCSYALLQTLSQELSEQYRATFPESQTMVVICETDMAKALGQALALRCKGAPEIICIDQVRVEYGDYIDLGEPISGTIIPVVVKTLAFDERP; this comes from the coding sequence ATGGACGAACAATGGATCCAAAGCGTCGGGATCGATGTGGGAACAAGCACGACCAAAATGATCGTAAGCCGATTGCGATTGGGTCGCATGTCTAGCACGTTTTCGCTGCCTCGTTATCAGATCGTGGAGCGACAATTGCTGTATGCGAGTGAAGTACATTCCACACCGCTCATCGGGTTTGATGAAATCGACGCTGACGGAATCGGAGCGATTCTTGCAGCCGAGTACGACAAGGCACAGATCAGCTTGTCTCAAATCAAGTCTGGGGCGGTCATCATTACCGGAGAAACAGCAAGCAAAAAGAACGCACAGCATATCGTTCATCTGCTGGCTGAACGCTCCGGGGATTTCGTGGTAGCGACAGCAGGTGCTGACCTCGAAGGCGTGCTGGCGGGCAAGGGTGCGGGTGCGGAAAAACGCTCGCAAGCCATGCAGGGTGTGATCGTCAATGTCGATATTGGCGGAGGAACAGCGAATGCAGCCTACTTCCAGCGTGGCCGAGCGATTGCGACGGTTACATTCCACGTCGGAGGAAGGCTGATCCGTCTCAGTCCGCAGGGTGTCGTTCAATACGTGTCGCCGAACATTCAACAATGGCTGTCGGCAAAAGGACTGCGTATTCAAGTCGGACAGGAAATCGGATTCGCGCAGCTCACAGAGGTTGCCGGACAGTTGGGACGCAGCATGCTGGATTATTTGACGGGGAAAGAGCGCCAAGTATCAGGCTTGCTCGTAGTGGGACCGCATTTGCGCGATGCCATCCCTGTTAGCGAATTGACTGTCTCAGGCGGTGTGGGTCTACTCATGAGCGGACCTCCCGTCCAAAATATTTCGGATGCGAGCCGATACGGTGATTTCGGCCCACTGCTCGGATATGTACTCCAGCAGGAGCGCGAAAAAGGAACGTATCCGGTACAGTGGCTAGACCCGGATCAAACGGTACGGGCAACGGTAATTGGCGCGGGGATGCAGAGTACGGAGATTAGTGGTTCAACCGTGCATATCAAGCCGGAGCTGTTGCCGATCAAAAATATACCGATTCTCAAGCTGGAGCTTACCGAGGAACAATTGGCAGATGCCACACGACTGCGACAGGAAGTGGCTTCGATCTACCAACTGGGTGAGCGTCTGTTTGAAAAAACGACAGGGATTCCTTTCGCACTCGCGATCTCCGGCATCGGGTACTGCTCGTACGCTCTGTTGCAGACACTGTCCCAGGAGCTGTCTGAGCAATACCGGGCAACCTTCCCCGAGAGTCAAACCATGGTTGTGATCTGTGAAACAGATATGGCGAAAGCGCTCGGGCAGGCCTTGGCGCTGCGTTGCAAAGGGGCACCGGAAATCATTTGCATCGATCAGGTGCGTGTGGAATACGGCGATTACATCGATCTCGGTGAACCGATCTCGGGAACGATTATTCCCGTCGTCGTCAAAACACTGGCGTTTGATGAAAGGCCGTAA